Proteins encoded by one window of Astatotilapia calliptera chromosome 13, fAstCal1.2, whole genome shotgun sequence:
- the LOC113034862 gene encoding atlastin-2-like isoform X2 produces the protein MAAESGLVNRTHLENNYSHGLDGKGSKGVNGFKDCTISQRKAPKPEAKSEDDNDLFPRTMDLGKNISPTPQPKEGSQEKDVKPVEEKKVAGPIQIVQANEHNFELNATALEEVLLQKHVKDLNVVVVSVAGAFRKGKSFLLDFMLRYMHNRDKDSWIGGNDEPLTGFTWRGGCERETTGIQVWSEVFVVEKPDGDKVAVLLVDTQGAFDSQSTIKDSATVFALSTMTSSVQVYNLSSNIQEDDLQHLQLFTEYGRLAMEEVSEKPFQSLMFLIRDWCFPYEFCYGMKGGNEFLDKRLQVKHNQHEELQNVRNHIQHCFSNINCFLLPHPGLKVATNPKFDGRLRDIDEDFKKELAQLVPLLLAPSQLVEKEIGGNKVTCKDLLEYFKAYIKIYQGEELPHPKTMLQATAEANNLTAVAGAKDLYSKKMEQVCGGDKPYVAPADLKRCHEEIRDYSVSYFRSVKKMGGKEFCQRYQNQLESELEETYTNLSKQNEGKNIFYAARTPATLFALMFITYVVSGVTGFIGLSTLATLANLVMGVALLSLCAWGYVKYSGEFREVGTIIDEVAEALWVQVLKPVTEQYMGDNMRQTVMNSIRASLTEQGSQQTRLKSD, from the exons GCTCTAAAGGTGTCAATGGATTCAAAGATTGCACCATTTCCCAACGCAAGGCTCCAAAACCTGAAGCGAAATCTGAAGATGACAATGATTTGTTTCCCAGAACCATGGATTTGGGCAAAAATATCAGTCCCACCCCCCAACCAAAGGAAGGGAGTCAAGAAAAAGATGTGaag CCTGtggaagagaaaaaagtggCCGGGCCCATCCAGATTGTCCAGGCAAATGAGCACAACTTTGAGCTGAACGCCACGGCACTGGAGGAAGTCTTGCTGCAGAAACATGTGAAGGACCTGAACGTGGTTGTTGTGTCTGTGGCTGGAGCCTTTAGGAAGGGAAAGTCCTTCCTGCTGGATTTCATGCTGCGCTACATGCACAACCGG GATAAAGACTCATGGATAGGAGGTAATGATGAGCCCCTGACTGGGTTCACCTGGAGAGGAGGGTGTGAGAGGGAAACCACAGGAATTCAGGTCTGGAGTGAAGTGTTTGTGGTGGAGAAGCCTGATGGTGACAAG GTTGCTGTGCTCCTTGTTGACACACAAGGAGCATTTGACAGTCAGTCTACCATAAAGGACAGTGCTACAGTTTTTGCCCTCAGCACAATGACCAGCTCTGTTCAG GTGTACAATCTCTCTTCAAACATACAAGAGGATGACCTGCAGCACCTCCAg CTCTTCACTGAATATGGCCGTCTTGCAATGGAAGAGGTGTCCGAGAAACCTTTCCAG TCTCTAATGTTCCTCATTCGGGATTGGTGTTTTCCTTACGAATTCTGTTATGGAATGAAAGGAGGCAATGAATTTCTGGATAAAAGATTGCAG GTTAAACATAATCAACATGAAGAGTTGCAGAATGTGAGAAATCATATCCAGCACTGTTtctccaacatcaactgctTCCTGCTGCCACATCCTGGCCTGAAGGTGGCTACTAACCCAAAATTTGACGGCAGGCTGAGAg ACATTGATGAAGACTTCAAAAAAGAGTTGGCCCAGCTCGTGCCTCTTCTTCTGGCGCCGAGTCAGCTGGTAGAGAAAGAGATCGGAGGCAACAAGGTCACCTGCAAAGATCTTCTGGAGTACTTCAAG GCTTACATAAAGATCTACCAGGGAGAGGAGCTGCCTCACCCAAAGACCATGCTGCAG GCAACAGCAGAGGCCAACAACCTGACAGCTGTGGCAGGAGCCAAAGACCTGTACAGCAAGAAAATGGAGCAG GTCTGCGGTGGGGACAAGCCTTACGTCGCCCCGGCTGATCTGAAGCGCTGCCACGAGGAGATCCGCGATTACTCTGTGTCTTACTTCCGCTCTGTGAAGAAAATGGGGGGCAAGGAGTTTTGCCAGCGCTACCAGAATCAGCTGGAGTCAGAGCTGGAGGAAACCTACACCAACCTCTCCAAGCAGAACGAAGGCAAAAACATCTTCTACGCAGCACGCACCCCTGCCACGCTTTTCGCTCTCATGTTCATCACCTATGTGGTGTCTGGAGTGACGGGTTTCATCGGCCTGAGCACCTTAGCCACACTGGCTAACCTGGTCATGGGCGTGGCGCTGCTGTCGCTCTGTGCCTGGGGTTACGTGAAGTACTCAGGAGAGTTTCGGGAGGTGGGAACGATTATTGATGAGGTGGCAGAAGCACTCTGGGTGCAG GTTCTGAAGCCAGTTACTGAGCAATACATGGGGGATAACATGAGACAGACAGTGATGAACTCTATTAGAGCCAGCTTGACAGAACAAGGCTCGCAGCAAACAAGGTTAAAGAGTGATTGA
- the LOC113034862 gene encoding atlastin-2-like isoform X1, translated as MAAESGLVNRTHLENNYSHGLDGKGSKGVNGFKDCTISQRKAPKPEAKSEDDNDLFPRTMDLGKNISPTPQPKEGSQEKDVKPVEEKKVAGPIQIVQANEHNFELNATALEEVLLQKHVKDLNVVVVSVAGAFRKGKSFLLDFMLRYMHNRDKDSWIGGNDEPLTGFTWRGGCERETTGIQVWSEVFVVEKPDGDKVAVLLVDTQGAFDSQSTIKDSATVFALSTMTSSVQVYNLSSNIQEDDLQHLQLFTEYGRLAMEEVSEKPFQSLMFLIRDWCFPYEFCYGMKGGNEFLDKRLQVKHNQHEELQNVRNHIQHCFSNINCFLLPHPGLKVATNPKFDGRLRDIDEDFKKELAQLVPLLLAPSQLVEKEIGGNKVTCKDLLEYFKAYIKIYQGEELPHPKTMLQATAEANNLTAVAGAKDLYSKKMEQVCGGDKPYVAPADLKRCHEEIRDYSVSYFRSVKKMGGKEFCQRYQNQLESELEETYTNLSKQNEGKNIFYAARTPATLFALMFITYVVSGVTGFIGLSTLATLANLVMGVALLSLCAWGYVKYSGEFREVGTIIDEVAEALWVQVISKLLEPVRSCLAWPISLLPSLPSGATLELKALSPLNDNYKKTN; from the exons GCTCTAAAGGTGTCAATGGATTCAAAGATTGCACCATTTCCCAACGCAAGGCTCCAAAACCTGAAGCGAAATCTGAAGATGACAATGATTTGTTTCCCAGAACCATGGATTTGGGCAAAAATATCAGTCCCACCCCCCAACCAAAGGAAGGGAGTCAAGAAAAAGATGTGaag CCTGtggaagagaaaaaagtggCCGGGCCCATCCAGATTGTCCAGGCAAATGAGCACAACTTTGAGCTGAACGCCACGGCACTGGAGGAAGTCTTGCTGCAGAAACATGTGAAGGACCTGAACGTGGTTGTTGTGTCTGTGGCTGGAGCCTTTAGGAAGGGAAAGTCCTTCCTGCTGGATTTCATGCTGCGCTACATGCACAACCGG GATAAAGACTCATGGATAGGAGGTAATGATGAGCCCCTGACTGGGTTCACCTGGAGAGGAGGGTGTGAGAGGGAAACCACAGGAATTCAGGTCTGGAGTGAAGTGTTTGTGGTGGAGAAGCCTGATGGTGACAAG GTTGCTGTGCTCCTTGTTGACACACAAGGAGCATTTGACAGTCAGTCTACCATAAAGGACAGTGCTACAGTTTTTGCCCTCAGCACAATGACCAGCTCTGTTCAG GTGTACAATCTCTCTTCAAACATACAAGAGGATGACCTGCAGCACCTCCAg CTCTTCACTGAATATGGCCGTCTTGCAATGGAAGAGGTGTCCGAGAAACCTTTCCAG TCTCTAATGTTCCTCATTCGGGATTGGTGTTTTCCTTACGAATTCTGTTATGGAATGAAAGGAGGCAATGAATTTCTGGATAAAAGATTGCAG GTTAAACATAATCAACATGAAGAGTTGCAGAATGTGAGAAATCATATCCAGCACTGTTtctccaacatcaactgctTCCTGCTGCCACATCCTGGCCTGAAGGTGGCTACTAACCCAAAATTTGACGGCAGGCTGAGAg ACATTGATGAAGACTTCAAAAAAGAGTTGGCCCAGCTCGTGCCTCTTCTTCTGGCGCCGAGTCAGCTGGTAGAGAAAGAGATCGGAGGCAACAAGGTCACCTGCAAAGATCTTCTGGAGTACTTCAAG GCTTACATAAAGATCTACCAGGGAGAGGAGCTGCCTCACCCAAAGACCATGCTGCAG GCAACAGCAGAGGCCAACAACCTGACAGCTGTGGCAGGAGCCAAAGACCTGTACAGCAAGAAAATGGAGCAG GTCTGCGGTGGGGACAAGCCTTACGTCGCCCCGGCTGATCTGAAGCGCTGCCACGAGGAGATCCGCGATTACTCTGTGTCTTACTTCCGCTCTGTGAAGAAAATGGGGGGCAAGGAGTTTTGCCAGCGCTACCAGAATCAGCTGGAGTCAGAGCTGGAGGAAACCTACACCAACCTCTCCAAGCAGAACGAAGGCAAAAACATCTTCTACGCAGCACGCACCCCTGCCACGCTTTTCGCTCTCATGTTCATCACCTATGTGGTGTCTGGAGTGACGGGTTTCATCGGCCTGAGCACCTTAGCCACACTGGCTAACCTGGTCATGGGCGTGGCGCTGCTGTCGCTCTGTGCCTGGGGTTACGTGAAGTACTCAGGAGAGTTTCGGGAGGTGGGAACGATTATTGATGAGGTGGCAGAAGCACTCTGGGTGCAG GTCATTTCCAAACTTTTGGAGCCCGTCAGGAGCTGCCTGGCGTGGCCTATTTCTCTCCTCCCTTCCCTCCCGTCAGGAGCAACACTGGAATTGAAAGCTCTGTCTCCTCTCAACGACAACTACAAGAAGACCAACTAA